The Armatimonadota bacterium nucleotide sequence GAGCAGACGGCGGCGGCGGCCATCGTCAGGCCGAACTCCTGGGTGTACCGCCCCTGAAAGATCATGATGCCGATCGGGAGCGTCCGGAGGTTGATGTCGTTCGTGATGATCAGCGGCCACGCGAAGTCGTTCCACGAGCCGATGAAGCTGAAGATCGCAAGCGCGGCGAGCGCGGGCTTCGCAAGCGGGAGGATGACCTTCCAGTAGATCGTGATCGGGGTCGCGCCGTCCATGAACGCGGCCTCCTCGAGCTCGACCGGTATCTGCATGAAGAACTGCCTTAACAGGAAGACCCCGAACCCGCCCGCGAGCCCGGGAACGATCAGCCCGTAGTAGCTGTTGAACCATCCGAGTTTCTGCACGATCAGGAACACGGGGATCAGGGTGATCTGGGCCGGGATGATCATCGTGGCGACGACGACCATGAACCCGGCCTCCCGACCCTTGAAGTCCAGCCGCGCGAATGCGTAGGCCGCGCTGCTTGCGATCAGGAGCACGAGCCCCGTGTGCGCGAACGAGATGAACAGGCTGTTGAAGAGCCACCGGACAACCGGGAAGTCCTTCGCCTGGGTGAAAAGCCCGACGAAGTTCTCGGCGG carries:
- a CDS encoding carbohydrate ABC transporter permease, whose product is MGSRHKKRVAVKGLVAQLIMAGGAVVMLAPIVWMLSTSLKHESAVLSAVPQWIPRPATAENFVGLFTQAKDFPVVRWLFNSLFISFAHTGLVLLIASSAAYAFARLDFKGREAGFMVVVATMIIPAQITLIPVFLIVQKLGWFNSYYGLIVPGLAGGFGVFLLRQFFMQIPVELEEAAFMDGATPITIYWKVILPLAKPALAALAIFSFIGSWNDFAWPLIITNDINLRTLPIGIMIFQGRYTQEFGLTMAAAAVCS